A section of the Streptomyces sp. NBC_00178 genome encodes:
- a CDS encoding helix-turn-helix domain-containing protein, giving the protein MPKDAAVEEFAGLVRALKARDGRSYEALGRRLRVSASTLHRYCSGATVPEEFAVVDRLALLCGADGEERRALEAAWAEADRARRRAALPAPTPVPAVSAAPESNPEPSAPEPGPGHAPDPTTADPSVPDPIAPETPGRARPRRGAHAPLLVAAAVALVVLALAAILLGHPTRTASAPAPASTAPGRTAAPLPFTWSIGSQLWEGGCGHTYLVDRAPRAVAPPPVAADSGAWAGKHGAVHGGEALVRITVQGRSPSDAVVLHALHVRVVDRAAPLPWNTYRMDNGCGGAVTPRHFAVDLDRPRPLARPVDGLDASGAEVRKIPAVSFPYKVTSSDPEELLVSARTAGCDCRWYLELEWSAGSRKGTVRIADDGKPFRTSGTRGRPAYVHDSAEGRWITDSDPGQTG; this is encoded by the coding sequence ATGCCGAAGGACGCCGCCGTCGAGGAGTTCGCGGGGCTCGTGCGCGCGCTGAAGGCCCGGGACGGGAGGAGTTACGAGGCGCTGGGCCGGCGGCTGCGCGTCAGCGCGTCCACCCTCCACCGCTACTGCTCGGGCGCGACCGTCCCGGAGGAGTTCGCCGTGGTCGACCGCCTCGCCCTGCTGTGCGGGGCGGACGGGGAGGAACGGCGGGCCCTGGAGGCGGCCTGGGCGGAGGCGGACCGCGCACGCCGCCGAGCGGCCTTGCCCGCGCCCACGCCCGTGCCGGCCGTGTCGGCCGCGCCGGAATCGAACCCGGAACCGTCCGCGCCGGAACCGGGCCCCGGCCACGCCCCGGACCCGACCACGGCGGACCCGTCCGTCCCGGACCCGATCGCGCCGGAGACGCCCGGGCGTGCCCGCCCCCGTCGTGGCGCCCACGCTCCCCTCCTCGTCGCCGCTGCCGTCGCCCTCGTCGTGCTCGCCCTCGCCGCCATCCTGCTCGGCCACCCCACCCGTACGGCTTCCGCCCCCGCTCCCGCTTCCACCGCTCCGGGGCGGACCGCGGCCCCCCTCCCCTTCACCTGGAGCATCGGTTCCCAGCTCTGGGAGGGCGGCTGCGGGCACACCTACCTCGTGGACCGGGCCCCCCGCGCGGTCGCCCCGCCGCCGGTCGCGGCCGACTCCGGGGCGTGGGCCGGGAAGCATGGTGCCGTGCACGGCGGGGAGGCGCTGGTGCGGATCACGGTGCAGGGCCGGTCACCGTCCGACGCCGTCGTCCTTCATGCTCTGCACGTGCGCGTGGTCGACCGCGCCGCGCCGCTGCCGTGGAACACGTACCGGATGGACAACGGCTGTGGCGGCGCCGTCACCCCGCGCCACTTCGCCGTGGACCTCGACCGGCCGCGCCCGCTCGCCAGGCCCGTCGACGGCCTTGACGCCTCCGGCGCCGAGGTCCGGAAGATCCCGGCCGTCTCCTTCCCGTACAAGGTCACCTCCTCCGACCCGGAGGAGCTGCTGGTCTCCGCGCGGACGGCGGGATGCGACTGCCGCTGGTACCTGGAGCTGGAGTGGAGCGCCGGGAGCCGTAAGGGGACGGTGCGGATCGCGGACGACGGGAAGCCGTTCCGCACGAGCGGGACCAGGGGGAGGCCGGCGTACGTGCACGACTCCGCCGAAGGGCGCTGGATCACAGACTCGGACCCCGGACAGACCGGGTGA
- a CDS encoding RecQ family ATP-dependent DNA helicase produces MFTFSALSRRLQRSARKVFGWERLRPEQLRAMKSVMEGRDTLVVMPTGAGKSAVYQVPGVLLSGPTVVVSPLIALQRDQVYGLLRRAGAGAAAVNSTQSRGENDAVWDRISEGDVDFVFLAPEQLAKDEVVEQLAAARPALFVVDEAQCVSTWGHDFRPEYLRLGQVIDRIGRPPVLALTASAAAPVRADIVQRLGMRDVREVVTGFDRPGIHLEVIAFRSAADKRRAVVERAAAEPKPGLVYAATRKESEEYARELGDLGLGVAAYHAGLPARERGAVHDRFLAGELDVVVATSAFGMGIDKPDVRFVLHASVPGSLDAYYQEIGRAGRDGKPARAILAYRSQDLGMQRFFASGRPDPDIVSRVAGTLQEHAGPVRPSDLRSETGLTASRLTAVVNLLEQVEAVRTNESGDLETTGAVDPAEAARKAVELGDAHQQLERSRVDMMRGYAEHTGCRRRFLLGYFGQEPEAGGSCGSCDRCEAAALSQDAPKAAAGLLAGTGGPVAPQEVSRADDAPHPFRLGARVRHGQWGDGSVMSQDGRRLTVLFETAGYRTLSLDVVEQNGLLTLR; encoded by the coding sequence ATGTTCACCTTCAGCGCGTTGTCCCGGCGACTGCAGCGCAGTGCGCGCAAGGTGTTCGGATGGGAGCGGCTGCGCCCGGAGCAGTTGCGGGCGATGAAGTCGGTCATGGAAGGGCGCGACACTCTCGTGGTGATGCCGACCGGCGCAGGGAAGTCCGCCGTCTACCAGGTGCCCGGGGTACTGCTGTCCGGTCCCACCGTCGTCGTCTCTCCTCTGATCGCCCTGCAACGGGACCAGGTGTACGGCCTGTTGAGACGGGCCGGTGCGGGCGCCGCAGCCGTGAACTCCACCCAGAGCCGTGGCGAGAACGACGCGGTGTGGGACCGGATCAGCGAAGGAGACGTCGACTTCGTCTTCCTCGCCCCGGAGCAGCTGGCCAAGGACGAGGTGGTCGAGCAGCTCGCGGCGGCACGGCCCGCGCTGTTCGTCGTGGACGAGGCGCAGTGCGTGTCGACCTGGGGGCACGACTTCCGGCCCGAGTACCTGCGGCTGGGCCAGGTGATCGACCGGATCGGCCGCCCGCCGGTGCTCGCCCTCACGGCGAGTGCCGCCGCCCCGGTGCGTGCGGACATCGTCCAGCGGCTCGGCATGCGCGACGTGCGAGAGGTGGTCACCGGCTTCGACCGGCCCGGAATCCACCTGGAGGTCATTGCCTTCCGGAGCGCCGCCGACAAGCGCCGGGCGGTGGTCGAACGCGCCGCCGCTGAACCCAAGCCCGGGCTGGTCTACGCGGCAACCCGCAAGGAGTCCGAGGAGTACGCCCGCGAGCTGGGCGACCTGGGGCTGGGCGTGGCGGCGTACCACGCCGGCCTGCCCGCCAGGGAACGCGGCGCGGTGCACGACCGTTTTCTCGCAGGGGAGCTGGACGTGGTGGTGGCCACCTCCGCCTTCGGGATGGGCATCGACAAGCCGGACGTCCGGTTCGTGCTGCACGCCTCGGTGCCCGGCTCCCTGGACGCCTACTACCAGGAGATAGGCCGCGCCGGACGGGACGGGAAGCCGGCCCGGGCGATCCTCGCCTACCGGTCGCAGGACCTCGGCATGCAGCGGTTCTTCGCCTCCGGACGTCCCGACCCGGACATCGTCTCCCGGGTGGCCGGCACACTGCAGGAACACGCCGGCCCGGTCCGGCCGAGCGACCTGCGCAGCGAGACGGGCCTGACGGCCAGCCGGCTGACGGCTGTCGTCAATCTGCTGGAACAGGTCGAAGCGGTACGCACCAACGAATCGGGAGACCTGGAGACCACCGGCGCCGTCGATCCGGCGGAGGCCGCCCGCAAGGCCGTCGAACTCGGTGACGCACACCAGCAGCTGGAGCGATCGCGGGTCGACATGATGCGGGGCTACGCGGAGCACACGGGCTGTCGGCGGCGGTTCCTGCTCGGCTACTTCGGGCAGGAACCGGAAGCCGGGGGGTCCTGCGGCTCCTGCGACCGCTGCGAGGCCGCGGCACTCTCCCAGGACGCTCCGAAGGCGGCCGCGGGGTTGCTGGCCGGCACCGGTGGACCGGTGGCCCCGCAGGAGGTGAGCCGCGCCGACGACGCCCCGCACCCCTTCAGGCTCGGCGCCCGGGTCCGGCACGGTCAGTGGGGGGACGGCTCGGTGATGAGCCAGGACGGCCGTCGGCTGACCGTGCTGTTCGAGACGGCCGGTTACCGCACGCTCTCCTTGGACGTGGTCGAACAGAACGGCTTGCTGACGTTGCGCTGA
- a CDS encoding SDR family NAD(P)-dependent oxidoreductase — protein MGILDGKVVLVTGTGGGMGRVAALIFAREGAKIVGVDIHAAENAETADLVREAGGEMTSIAPVDLTDADQVHRMADEAAAAYGGLDAVYNNAAMMRFGAMPDFSIEDWRATEAGELDIPFFVSKYTWPHLVQRGGGVIINVASEAGLIAGSTPPMVAHTAANAGVIGMTRQLALEGAPHGIRAVAISPGPVLTPASDRDLGDNQAMRDAVTSKVLLKRFAQPEEIVELAAFLASDRASFITGANYPVDGGASAW, from the coding sequence ATGGGAATACTCGACGGCAAGGTAGTACTCGTCACGGGCACCGGCGGAGGTATGGGTCGCGTCGCCGCTCTGATCTTCGCCCGAGAGGGGGCGAAGATCGTCGGCGTCGACATCCACGCCGCCGAGAACGCGGAAACGGCCGACCTCGTACGCGAGGCCGGCGGCGAGATGACGAGCATCGCGCCGGTCGACCTCACCGACGCGGACCAGGTGCACCGGATGGCCGACGAGGCCGCAGCTGCCTACGGCGGGCTCGATGCCGTCTACAACAACGCGGCCATGATGCGCTTCGGCGCAATGCCCGACTTCTCCATCGAGGACTGGCGCGCGACGGAAGCCGGGGAACTCGACATCCCCTTCTTCGTATCGAAGTACACCTGGCCCCACCTCGTCCAGCGCGGTGGCGGGGTCATCATCAACGTCGCATCGGAGGCCGGGCTGATCGCGGGCTCCACTCCCCCCATGGTCGCCCACACCGCGGCCAACGCGGGCGTCATCGGAATGACACGACAGCTCGCACTCGAGGGCGCACCCCACGGAATCCGGGCCGTGGCCATCAGCCCGGGCCCGGTCCTGACCCCTGCAAGTGACCGGGACCTCGGCGACAACCAGGCTATGAGGGACGCCGTCACCAGCAAGGTCCTCCTCAAGCGCTTCGCGCAGCCCGAGGAGATCGTCGAACTCGCCGCGTTCCTCGCCTCCGACCGGGCGTCCTTCATCACCGGCGCCAACTACCCCGTCGACGGCGGCGCAAGCGCCTGGTAA
- a CDS encoding TetR/AcrR family transcriptional regulator: MVDGNRRAAKSPARGKYAPAQLDEGEILRRGLDTFAELGYAATTVRELARRLEVSHNFINDRYGSKDNFWRTVVDFAMRDDQDDFDHQLAKSGDDDEHLTGVIVQLYRRSANASAKNRLLADESTRDSDRLDYLHQRFIQPFWDSIEPAINNLIAVGRIPRVPPHVLYTAITGPALALAQAPVADRLNPTAAPVAQQDRNDMADTLSSLVLHGLLRPCGQ; the protein is encoded by the coding sequence GTGGTCGACGGGAATCGCAGGGCCGCGAAGTCGCCGGCGCGAGGCAAGTACGCCCCTGCGCAGCTGGACGAGGGTGAGATCCTCCGGCGCGGGCTCGACACTTTCGCCGAGCTCGGCTACGCCGCGACCACGGTGCGGGAGCTTGCTCGGCGCCTTGAGGTCAGCCACAACTTCATCAATGACCGCTATGGGTCAAAAGACAACTTCTGGCGCACTGTCGTGGACTTCGCGATGCGGGACGATCAGGACGATTTCGATCATCAGTTGGCCAAGTCAGGCGACGACGACGAGCACCTGACCGGAGTGATCGTTCAGCTCTACCGCCGATCAGCGAACGCCTCGGCAAAAAACCGGCTGCTGGCCGACGAATCCACACGCGACTCCGACCGCTTGGACTACCTGCATCAGCGGTTCATCCAACCGTTCTGGGACAGCATCGAGCCCGCCATCAACAACCTCATAGCCGTAGGCCGCATCCCGCGAGTCCCGCCGCACGTCCTGTACACCGCCATCACCGGACCCGCGCTGGCCCTCGCCCAGGCCCCCGTCGCCGACCGCCTCAACCCCACTGCCGCACCGGTGGCGCAGCAGGATCGCAACGACATGGCCGATACACTCTCCAGCCTCGTTTTGCACGGCCTGCTCCGCCCGTGCGGGCAGTGA
- a CDS encoding helix-turn-helix domain-containing protein — MERFTPAEAAELEDVRRLDDLFSGHPRVIETIQTVLQNDDSLRQAATALDVHHSTLQERLTLLSAQLGYSPTKGRRRQCAMVASLLWRVAH; from the coding sequence GTGGAGCGGTTCACGCCCGCGGAAGCAGCCGAACTCGAAGACGTGCGCCGCCTCGACGACCTGTTCAGCGGCCACCCACGGGTTATCGAGACCATCCAGACAGTGCTCCAGAACGACGACAGCCTGCGCCAGGCAGCGACGGCCCTGGATGTCCACCACTCGACATTGCAGGAGCGCCTGACCTTGCTGAGCGCCCAACTCGGCTATTCGCCGACGAAGGGCCGCAGACGCCAGTGCGCCATGGTCGCGTCGCTGCTGTGGCGCGTCGCTCACTGA
- a CDS encoding SDR family oxidoreductase, with translation MYSNGVAAVLPTFIGQKAGHVLTTSSVAGLKAYPGGAVYGGTKWFVRDFMEVLRMESAAEGTNIRTATIYPAAINTELLGVISDRDTAEGAQAVYDRYGIAPERVADVVAYALDLPADTTVDEFTIGPAAQPW, from the coding sequence GTGTACTCAAACGGCGTCGCCGCGGTGCTGCCGACGTTCATCGGGCAGAAGGCCGGCCACGTCCTGACCACCTCCTCGGTCGCGGGCCTGAAGGCATACCCGGGCGGGGCCGTGTACGGCGGAACCAAGTGGTTCGTGCGCGACTTCATGGAGGTGCTGCGGATGGAGTCCGCAGCCGAGGGCACCAACATCCGCACCGCCACGATCTACCCCGCGGCCATCAACACCGAGCTGCTGGGCGTGATCAGCGACAGGGACACGGCCGAGGGCGCGCAGGCGGTGTACGACCGGTACGGCATCGCGCCGGAGCGGGTGGCCGACGTCGTGGCCTACGCGCTCGACCTGCCTGCCGACACCACCGTCGACGAGTTCACGATCGGGCCGGCCGCCCAGCCCTGGTGA
- a CDS encoding MerR family transcriptional regulator, producing the protein MTADDSFNRLDDDDYPAYTMGRAAAMLGTTQGFLRAIGEAKLITPLRSQGGHRRYSRYQLRIAARARELVDGGTPIEAACRIVILEDQLEEAQRINAEYRRTAKGATTD; encoded by the coding sequence GTGACAGCAGACGACTCGTTCAACCGTCTCGACGACGACGACTACCCCGCCTACACCATGGGCCGCGCCGCAGCCATGCTGGGCACCACCCAGGGCTTCCTCCGCGCCATCGGCGAAGCCAAACTCATCACCCCCCTGCGCTCACAGGGCGGCCACCGCCGCTACTCCCGCTACCAGCTGCGCATCGCCGCTCGCGCCCGTGAACTCGTCGACGGCGGTACCCCGATCGAGGCGGCCTGCCGCATCGTCATCCTCGAGGACCAGCTCGAAGAAGCACAGCGCATCAACGCCGAATACCGCCGCACCGCCAAAGGGGCCACCACGGACTGA
- a CDS encoding IS5 family transposase (programmed frameshift) — protein MSTRPWVVDDELWALIEPLLPPWPERSPGPRPVSDRLCLQGILFVLYNDIARQLLPMELGFGSGQTCWRRLDRWQKAGVFDRLHRVLLGELNAAGELDWSRACVDGPHPREKGGAGTGPSPVDRRKTGSKHHLICDGRGTSLKVITTAANVNDITQTLNLVDGIPPVADRPGRPRRRPEAVLGDKAYDSKAVRLELRRRRILPVISLKGAPNMEGLGKLRYVVEQTFALLHQFKRLAVRWEQRIELHDAVVSLGCSLICWRRLKKFGS, from the exons GTGAGTACTCGACCGTGGGTCGTGGACGATGAGTTGTGGGCGCTGATCGAGCCGTTGTTGCCTCCGTGGCCGGAGCGGTCACCGGGGCCTCGGCCGGTGTCGGACCGGCTCTGTCTCCAGGGCATCCTGTTCGTCCTCTACAACGACATAGCGCGGCAACTCCTGCCCATGGAGCTTGGGTTCGGCTCGGGACAGACGTGCTGGCGCCGCCTGGACCGGTGGCAGAAGGCGGGGGTTTTCGACCGGCTGCACCGGGTCCTGCTCGGGGAGCTGAACGCGGCCGGCGAGCTCGACTGGTCGCGGGCTTGCGTGGACGGT CCACATCCGCGCGAAAAAGGGGGCGCCGGCACCGGTCCGTCGCCGGTCGACCGGCGGAAGACGGGCAGCAAACACCACCTGATCTGCGACGGACGCGGCACCTCGCTCAAAGTCATCACCACCGCGGCGAACGTCAACGACATCACCCAGACCCTCAATCTGGTCGACGGCATCCCGCCCGTCGCTGACCGGCCCGGCCGACCGCGACGGCGCCCCGAGGCTGTCCTGGGCGACAAGGCATACGACTCGAAGGCCGTACGCCTGGAACTGCGGCGCCGCAGGATCCTGCCGGTCATCTCCCTCAAGGGTGCCCCGAACATGGAGGGCCTGGGCAAGCTCCGCTACGTCGTCGAGCAGACGTTCGCCCTGCTCCACCAGTTCAAACGTCTCGCCGTCCGATGGGAACAACGCATCGAACTCCACGACGCCGTGGTCTCGTTGGGCTGCAGCCTCATCTGCTGGAGACGTCTGAAGAAGTTCGGATCATGA